Below is a genomic region from Echinicola rosea.
AAAAGCCCACCAAACTTCCTCACCGAGAGACCTGGTCGATTCATCTGAAGGCATCACCAGCAACCCACCCACCAAAGAAATCAGGCCAATCAGCAATGCCACAAACAGCAACTGAACATGAGCCCCCTTCACAAACTGCCGTTCCAAAAAAAATTTAAACCTTTCTTTGATTCTAAATCTTTTCATTCATTTGGTTCCTTTCAGTTTAAAATCAATGCCATCTTCGCTCAAATAGAGTGACTGCAGCATTTTGGTAACTTCCAATTTGATTATACGCTTTCTTGCCAGTAGATTTTATTTCTCACAGAACACCCGGAATGAAATAAGGCATTTTTGTGGTTTCTGTGAAAACTTATTTAATATTTCTGTGATTACTGGTGTCGAGCTCGGCTATGAGTAGTTGCGTGGGTTAGCACTTAACTTTGCAAGTATGTACCAAACTGAAAATCCGCGAGGATTTTCAGAAGTAAGCGAGAACAAGCAATTACTTATAGCCATCAGCTGTAGACAGTTTTTATTCAGTTCAATTTCCACCATTTTGGTTTTTTTGATTTTTCCCAACTTTTAAATCGTTTGTTCAAAATTGGTTTTAATTTTTCATAATTCTCCCAATTATCTTGAATATGATAAAGTGTTGGTAAGTCAGAACCTAAAGTTTTGGAATAATCCTCTAAAAATTTCCCTTTCTCGTAGTATTTGTAGGTAAATTCATTTCCTAATTCAGTCAAATCATCGTCCATTAAAACACCGTCACGATTACGTTCAAAAAATTCAGCTCCAGTTAGTTCCTTTTTTTGGACTTTTGAAATTTCAGAATTTAAAAAGTCATCTCCATTCGTGTCGAAAAGTCCTTTTTCAATTATCCAAGTCAAATAAAATCCTGTGTGTACATATCCTTGAAAAATATCCAATTCTTCTGGGAATTCTCCTCTAAAATGCCATTTCGCTTTATCATAAACTCCATTAAAATCAGTAGGTCTTTGTTTTGAATTAACTTCTAAATATTTTTTATCAAGAAATTCCTGTTTCAATTTATTCGCTTCATTAATAGCATTTTCATTTGTTCCGCAATGTTTCCCCCATTTTGGTCCACCTGTCTTTTTAACTTTTCCTTCTCGAACATTCAGAATTTCTTTGTCAACTTCTATTTCGACAAAGTCAGTTGTGACTCGATTTTTCTTTTCTAAACGGATTCTCATCTCAAATTGGCTACAACGTTCAATATAAAATGCGTTTTAATGCATTTTTATACAGTGTTGAACGAATCCTGCTAAGGCAGGAAGCCAGCAGTTATTGCCGTTTCTTCCTACATTAGACTTATCGTAAATTTTAAACATTTTAAGCTATGAAAAAAAAAAGCAATCTTTCATTGAAAAAGCCTGTGAAAATGTGCCAGGCTATGATTTACAGCTCAAAAGGCTCAGAAGGTCGATAACCATTTCCGGTAAAAGTCAAAGCTCCCTGACCAACTATGCCCGATGTTTGGCCCATATGGGATTGCATCTCAACTCTAACCTGCTTGAACTTGACGACGAAACCATTCAGGACTATCTCCATTTCCTCAAGCGTAAGCACCATACTCCCTCCGACAGTTTCTTCAAGCACACCGTTTACGGACT
It encodes:
- a CDS encoding DUF7832 domain-containing protein, with the translated sequence MRIRLEKKNRVTTDFVEIEVDKEILNVREGKVKKTGGPKWGKHCGTNENAINEANKLKQEFLDKKYLEVNSKQRPTDFNGVYDKAKWHFRGEFPEELDIFQGYVHTGFYLTWIIEKGLFDTNGDDFLNSEISKVQKKELTGAEFFERNRDGVLMDDDLTELGNEFTYKYYEKGKFLEDYSKTLGSDLPTLYHIQDNWENYEKLKPILNKRFKSWEKSKKPKWWKLN